The sequence below is a genomic window from Lolium perenne isolate Kyuss_39 chromosome 4, Kyuss_2.0, whole genome shotgun sequence.
GTGAAATGTTTAGGGACTAGGCCGATATAGGAGCTGATGAGCGACGCAAACCGAATGAAACAGTAAATCGGCCAGAAAGATATAGTTTGGCTCGTTTTATGGGATCTGCTAGAGTTAGTCTaaaagcatctccaccggcggtccCAACGAGCACCACGCCAGCCCCGAATATAGCAATGttggacacacacacacacacacacaaagttAGCATTGTGTCATGCCACTGCTTTCAAGTTTCAAGTGAGACCGTGGACTGTCATCACTAGAACATGTAAACCCAAGACTTCAGTGTCCTCACTAAGTTGCTACATCGGTCTCTTTTAGGAGAGGCAAACCCATCTTATCACGTCGTTTGAGTAGGGATGCTCTTGCACCATGAATCATGTGGTTAAGTTGTATGCCGCAACATGCGATGGTATTTGTGTGAACTTGGCGACTTCATTAATTTAAAGTTGAGCATCTGATGTATTTTATCTATAAGCAACATGAATTTATTAGTATACTAACATTTGACTAAATTTTGTACTCCTCTGGTTCGTATTATTTAACACTAATATAGATGTACCTAGACATAGATTTTaaatgtagatacatccattttgtgGGCAAGTAAATATGGATCTGGGAGTAAATATTATAAATTTGGGACTAGAAAACCCTCTACTTGAGAATCCTAGGTTATATTAATTGAAAGTTTTCTCTGCGCAAGAAGCAAGGTCGCTGATTTTTTTCCTAAAAATCTATAGAACTGTTAAATCAACAAGCAGATGGATTTCATGTAGCGGCCCCTTTTCTCTACACATTTTCTGCACTTCAATTCATTTTCACCGGAATTTGAAGACGTCGTTAGCTGAGATTGTCACAGCCAGTATTCTTGTTACACGTCATCGTTACATGACAAATATACACCAAACAACAGATAAGGGGCGCCTGTGCCAACGAAAATTCGTTCGAGATCGAGTAGCTGATCTCTGTCCTCCTCCACGATCAGTACTGTAGCATGGCGTTCATGGCGAGCGGCAGGTTGATGATGGCTCCGACCAGAGCAAGCTTCGTCACTCCCCGCAGCTTCTTCAACTGGGGCAGGGGCGCCAAAGAAGCcgatacgccgccgccgccgcagttcCAGTACCACGACGTGGAGCGGCCGTTTCCCATGTCGCTCGTGGCCAAGACTCACCTCAGAGGCCGGGAGCTCAGCTGCTGCTACCGGGCCACCGTGGACGGCTTCGGCGCGACGGACTTCCACCGGCGGTGCGACTTCAAGGGCCCGTGCATCGTCGTCGGCTACACGGCCGGAGCCGGCTCCGTCAGGTTCGGCGGGTTCAGCCCGGAGGGGTACCGCAGCACGGACGACTACTACGACTCGCTCGACGCCTTCCTCTTCTACTGGcccgccgccgacgacgacgaggccGGGCCCGTGGTGCTGCCCAAGGTGGGCGGGAGCGGCGCGGCG
It includes:
- the LOC127294070 gene encoding uncharacterized protein gives rise to the protein MAFMASGRLMMAPTRASFVTPRSFFNWGRGAKEADTPPPPQFQYHDVERPFPMSLVAKTHLRGRELSCCYRATVDGFGATDFHRRCDFKGPCIVVGYTAGAGSVRFGGFSPEGYRSTDDYYDSLDAFLFYWPAADDDEAGPVVLPKVGGSGAALFDYARGGPQFGADGLLIGPPLTAVMGVFTGPDASVGVGDLRRARSRLGLSYARRADGKESLFGDDSKADLDEVLVFCSPQIASMY